A part of Candidatus Nezhaarchaeota archaeon genomic DNA contains:
- a CDS encoding NDP-sugar synthase, protein MEPGKIVIDDDLPEMWRPENLWVIFPVGGEAKRLKPLTAEVSKACVRFANRPLIEFSLVHLAKQGIRKFIFGVKGYLNYKSLHDYFKEGIEISSRLNIIPRIHIKYQPNVDDVGSADSIRINMEYYDIETPILVVQGDSIFTVDIRDLIRYHLEKRAYMTIVLARVDDVEGFGIAKLAPDGRIETFVEKPRRHEAPSNLANTGIYLCNPEIRNIFKEPEVVRMIGSGRLDFGYDLIPYIIKSGRPVYGYVMKSRWHDVGTPARYLAAMFDVIGGKVEGLEEFEGRVSKDKNLWIEGQSPESIQRREEILEKYRKGIISLEGSVLIGRHCTIGDNTTIANSCIDNYTIIENNVYIENSSIMDRVRIGPGAIIKNSIIGRHVTIKSSPENRTRILSTSVVSDEAVIEEGCTLIGTHVYPHIKTKPNKSYVYTTLYTQDDV, encoded by the coding sequence ATGGAGCCCGGGAAGATCGTGATAGATGATGATCTTCCTGAAATGTGGAGACCAGAAAACTTATGGGTTATATTCCCAGTTGGAGGTGAGGCAAAGAGGTTGAAACCTCTTACGGCTGAAGTCTCGAAGGCCTGTGTCAGGTTTGCTAACAGACCTCTCATAGAATTCTCACTTGTTCACTTAGCTAAGCAGGGAATAAGGAAGTTCATTTTTGGTGTAAAAGGATATTTGAATTACAAAAGTCTTCATGATTACTTTAAGGAGGGCATAGAAATATCATCTAGACTCAATATAATACCAAGAATACACATAAAGTATCAACCTAACGTGGATGACGTTGGAAGCGCAGATAGCATTAGGATAAACATGGAATATTATGACATAGAGACTCCAATACTTGTAGTTCAAGGAGACAGTATCTTCACTGTGGACATAAGGGACTTAATAAGGTACCACCTGGAGAAGAGAGCCTACATGACTATAGTGTTAGCACGAGTTGATGATGTTGAGGGGTTCGGGATAGCAAAGCTTGCACCTGACGGTAGAATTGAAACCTTTGTAGAAAAGCCAAGAAGACATGAAGCACCCTCAAACCTTGCAAATACAGGCATATACCTCTGTAACCCTGAAATAAGGAATATTTTCAAGGAGCCGGAGGTTGTGAGAATGATAGGAAGTGGAAGGCTTGACTTCGGCTATGACCTCATACCATACATAATAAAGAGCGGTCGCCCAGTCTATGGCTACGTAATGAAGAGCAGATGGCATGATGTTGGAACACCAGCAAGGTACTTAGCCGCTATGTTTGACGTTATAGGCGGTAAGGTTGAAGGCCTCGAAGAATTTGAAGGCAGGGTTTCTAAAGACAAGAATTTATGGATTGAAGGGCAAAGCCCGGAATCCATACAAAGAAGAGAGGAGATCTTAGAGAAATATCGTAAGGGAATAATAAGCCTAGAAGGATCAGTTCTCATAGGAAGGCACTGTACAATAGGTGACAACACGACAATAGCAAACTCTTGCATAGACAATTACACAATAATAGAGAACAATGTTTACATAGAGAACTCATCAATAATGGATAGAGTCAGGATAGGTCCTGGAGCAATCATTAAGAACAGCATAATAGGTAGACACGTCACGATAAAATCATCACCTGAAAATAGGACAAGAATCTTATCGACCTCAGTCGTATCAGACGAAGCGGTAATAGAGGAGGGATGCACCCTCATAGGTACGCATGTTTACCCTCACATTAAGACTAAGCCAAATAAATCTTATGTCTATACAACGCTATATACGCAAGACGACGTCTAA
- the speD gene encoding adenosylmethionine decarboxylase — protein MSEESRLTQVKQVIGKHVYGNLYDCNEALLSNEVALRRIVKKAADMSGCKLYAIKSWKFGGEKGGVSVIALIVESHIAIHTWIEYNYAAVDVYTCGMKSNPEAAFDFITSQLKPKKYTKYFSDRSSNIRLV, from the coding sequence GTGTCTGAAGAGTCGCGTTTAACGCAGGTAAAGCAGGTAATTGGTAAACATGTTTACGGCAACCTCTACGATTGCAATGAAGCTCTTCTATCGAATGAGGTTGCACTAAGGAGGATAGTTAAGAAGGCTGCAGACATGTCAGGATGCAAACTATACGCCATTAAGTCATGGAAATTTGGAGGCGAAAAAGGAGGTGTCTCAGTAATAGCACTAATCGTTGAAAGCCATATAGCAATCCACACATGGATTGAATATAACTACGCTGCGGTTGACGTCTATACTTGTGGAATGAAGTCTAATCCAGAAGCAGCCTTCGATTTCATAACCTCACAGCTAAAGCCTAAAAAGTATACTAAGTACTTCAGTGACAGGTCTTCGAACATCAGACTAGTTTAG